A DNA window from Pseudomonas sp. GD03919 contains the following coding sequences:
- a CDS encoding DUF2388 domain-containing protein translates to MHLKQSLIAALLSVGLAGSACASSLVATTDTLGGALAGTVEVTSDATSSLRDMKQLRAARDDAASFVASDGAIRSARLEAALLQIRSHAVELAAADDLTLAQAILSL, encoded by the coding sequence ATGCACCTGAAGCAATCTCTCATTGCCGCCCTGCTCTCGGTCGGCCTGGCAGGCAGCGCCTGCGCCAGCAGCCTGGTCGCGACCACCGACACTCTGGGCGGCGCCCTGGCCGGCACCGTCGAGGTCACCTCGGACGCGACCAGCTCGTTGCGCGACATGAAACAGCTGCGCGCGGCCCGCGACGATGCCGCCAGCTTCGTTGCCAGCGACGGCGCCATTCGCAGCGCCCGACTCGAAGCGGCCCTGCTGCAGATTCGCAGTCACGCCGTGGAATTGGCGGCGGCTGACGACCTGACCCTGGCCCAGGCCATTCTCAGCCTGTGA
- a CDS encoding DUF2388 domain-containing protein produces the protein MRRSFVIAVTACALFSGIAQAQTVVATSNIVVRSLDRSINFTSDTTTSIRDMKAVVQARDDAASFVASAGEIRGAQLEAALQTIRQQLPEAQSASDLQLAEAILAL, from the coding sequence ATGCGTCGTTCATTCGTCATAGCCGTCACCGCCTGCGCCCTGTTCAGCGGTATCGCCCAGGCGCAAACCGTGGTTGCCACCAGCAACATCGTGGTGCGTTCCCTGGATCGCAGCATCAACTTTACCTCCGACACCACCACCTCGATTCGCGACATGAAAGCCGTGGTACAGGCCCGTGACGACGCCGCCAGCTTCGTCGCCAGCGCCGGTGAAATTCGCGGCGCACAATTGGAAGCTGCGCTGCAGACCATTCGCCAGCAACTGCCCGAAGCACAGAGCGCCAGCGACCTGCAACTGGCCGAAGCCATTCTCGCCCTGTGA
- a CDS encoding DUF4105 domain-containing protein, which produces MTHLLAWCCGALLACAAGVAQAQLRLALDDSALDAEQRQASQSLLDEAMAALPPRFIEQLDREVRVSWRAGLPSEVYGQVGRFSGIELNAELLPKLVDGSAARNQTGRPHGTQRQELLATLLHELTHLYDRARLWPAAERRHINRCRQQARSLGLVGLPEDCRGQSERRFTLSDDPRLLDLAGWQQRVGQRGARDLDNGQVARSPDSYELTNALEFVAVNLEYFLLDPSYACRRPSLARHFREHFDWAPPSEHCSNDYAYLNAGRDFALQPLGRLDPKRVYEVDYLLAEANDAWMSRWGHSMLRLVVCAPGRPRGPDCRLDLDHHLVLSYRAFVGDVQLSSWDGLTGVYPSRLFVLPLEQVIDEYTKVELRSLASVPLRLSRDELEQLVVRAAEQHWSYDGDYYFVSNNCAVETLKLLRSGTGNPRLHALDSILPNGLLELMNARGLADTSVLDDPREALRLGYRFDSFRERYQAMFAVLRQRLPIQHDSVEAWLEQPAAARSQWFAKADLRASAALLLLEQAALRRQLLLAQDELKRRYLTGRAAGDPSLNKAGAALEQILANSGFLSRPAELLEGGYGLPQQQEWERLEASSRERQQQLRQLSDELDGEVRNLLQPERLTELEANEANLIALGEHLRALHKASGGLELP; this is translated from the coding sequence GTGACCCATCTGCTCGCCTGGTGTTGTGGCGCGCTGCTGGCATGCGCCGCAGGCGTCGCCCAGGCGCAGTTGCGCCTGGCGCTGGACGACAGCGCCCTCGACGCTGAGCAACGCCAGGCCAGCCAGTCACTGCTGGATGAAGCAATGGCTGCCTTGCCGCCACGCTTCATCGAGCAACTGGACCGTGAAGTCAGGGTCAGCTGGCGTGCCGGACTGCCCTCGGAGGTCTACGGCCAGGTCGGGCGCTTCAGCGGTATCGAGCTTAACGCCGAGCTGCTGCCGAAACTGGTCGATGGCTCGGCGGCACGTAACCAGACCGGTCGCCCGCACGGCACCCAGCGCCAGGAACTGCTGGCCACTTTGCTGCATGAACTGACCCACCTCTACGACCGTGCACGCCTGTGGCCTGCGGCCGAGCGCCGCCACATCAACCGCTGCCGCCAGCAGGCCCGCTCGCTGGGCCTGGTCGGGCTGCCGGAGGATTGCCGTGGCCAGAGCGAACGGCGCTTCACTCTCAGCGATGATCCACGCCTGCTCGACCTGGCCGGCTGGCAGCAACGAGTCGGCCAGCGTGGCGCGCGCGACCTGGACAACGGTCAGGTCGCCCGCAGCCCGGACAGCTACGAGCTGACCAACGCGCTGGAGTTCGTCGCGGTCAACCTCGAATACTTTCTGCTCGACCCCAGCTACGCCTGTCGCCGCCCCTCGCTGGCGCGCCATTTCCGCGAGCACTTCGACTGGGCGCCGCCCAGCGAACACTGCAGCAACGACTATGCCTACCTCAATGCCGGGCGCGACTTTGCCCTGCAGCCGCTGGGCCGGCTCGACCCCAAGCGCGTATACGAGGTCGACTACCTGCTCGCCGAGGCCAACGATGCCTGGATGAGCCGCTGGGGTCACAGCATGCTGCGCCTGGTGGTCTGCGCACCAGGCCGACCGCGCGGGCCGGACTGCCGTCTGGATCTCGACCATCACCTGGTGCTGTCCTATCGCGCCTTCGTCGGCGATGTGCAGCTCTCGAGCTGGGATGGCCTGACCGGCGTCTACCCCTCACGTCTGTTCGTCCTGCCGCTGGAACAGGTGATCGATGAATACACCAAGGTCGAGCTGCGCAGCCTGGCCTCGGTGCCGCTGCGCCTGTCGCGCGATGAGCTCGAACAGTTGGTAGTCCGCGCCGCCGAACAGCACTGGAGCTATGACGGCGACTACTACTTCGTCTCCAACAACTGCGCGGTGGAAACCCTCAAGCTGCTGCGCAGCGGTACCGGCAACCCGCGCCTGCATGCACTGGACAGCATCCTGCCCAACGGCCTGCTGGAGCTGATGAATGCTCGCGGCCTGGCCGACACCAGCGTGCTCGACGACCCGCGTGAAGCACTGCGCCTGGGCTATCGCTTCGACTCCTTCCGCGAACGTTACCAGGCCATGTTCGCCGTGCTGCGCCAGCGCCTGCCGATCCAGCACGACAGCGTCGAGGCCTGGCTGGAACAGCCTGCAGCGGCGCGCAGCCAATGGTTCGCTAAGGCCGACCTGCGCGCCAGCGCCGCCCTCTTGCTGCTGGAGCAAGCCGCGCTGCGCCGGCAACTGCTGCTGGCCCAGGACGAACTCAAACGCCGCTACCTCACCGGCCGTGCTGCTGGTGACCCGAGCCTGAACAAGGCCGGTGCCGCGCTTGAACAGATCCTGGCCAACAGCGGCTTTCTCAGCCGTCCGGCGGAGCTGCTCGAAGGCGGCTACGGCTTGCCGCAGCAGCAGGAATGGGAGCGTCTCGAGGCCAGCAGCCGTGAGCGCCAGCAGCAACTGCGCCAGCTTAGCGACGAGCTCGACGGCGAAGTGCGCAACCTGCTGCAACCCGAACGCCTGACCGAACTGGAGGCCAACGAGGCCAACCTGATAGCGCTAGGCGAACACCTGCGCGCCCTGCACAAGGCCAGTGGCGGGCTGGAGCTGCCGTAA
- a CDS encoding VWA domain-containing protein, with product MKRISRLSSQTRSAADALAGHGELTQILRRHLPPSTATLYAKPKQAEGDIVEWYSDLGGQPVPFSQLDEKEAAQVRHLLDERLASIEQLASQLDAQGGDGVRQAALLREAARYPDTSTLYSLNGQPLVTFWGGGQPPAPPITPVTAEAGALPPGAAAVVSEVPRKRRWWLWLLLALLLLALLAALWWWLFCREPETPPVPVESPVAEEPAVPEEVPSEQEPVEEDPVVEELEPEPEIPLPPPIPEPKPEPKPEPKPDPAELLKKRIDGIARDCSALQKMQREEPLLKDNAALREQVEQNLAKNCKEQLITNAKNLCPDERPKELAPEMVIVFDASGSMDISMLATPKEIEQATMVQGVANIATQLLLGTNAPNTMGHVFREPKRITTAREATIGVVQQLPSDANAGLVLVESCPGARSVGYFGPGQRADLLSRLRTVTPVQGTPLADGIAKAGQMLDGVNRESVMLVVSDGEESCNQDPCAIAQALARSKPHLKINVVDILGTGAGNCLAAATGGKVFTARNVNELQIMTNQAAQDVLPPAHCKR from the coding sequence ATGAAGCGAATCTCCCGCCTGTCCTCCCAAACCCGTAGCGCGGCAGATGCCCTGGCCGGTCATGGCGAACTCACGCAGATCCTGCGCCGGCACCTGCCGCCGAGCACGGCGACCCTGTACGCCAAGCCGAAGCAGGCCGAGGGTGATATCGTCGAGTGGTATTCGGATCTTGGCGGCCAGCCGGTACCGTTCAGCCAGTTGGATGAGAAGGAGGCGGCGCAGGTGCGCCACCTGCTCGACGAGCGACTGGCTTCTATCGAACAACTGGCCAGCCAGCTCGATGCGCAGGGTGGCGATGGTGTACGCCAGGCGGCTCTGTTGCGTGAAGCGGCCCGTTATCCCGACACCTCGACCCTGTATTCGCTCAATGGCCAGCCGCTGGTGACCTTCTGGGGCGGTGGCCAACCCCCAGCGCCACCGATCACGCCTGTTACCGCGGAAGCTGGTGCGTTACCGCCAGGTGCAGCAGCTGTGGTCAGCGAGGTGCCACGCAAGCGGCGCTGGTGGTTGTGGCTGCTGCTTGCCCTGCTGTTGCTGGCCCTACTAGCGGCGCTCTGGTGGTGGCTGTTCTGTCGTGAGCCGGAAACCCCGCCTGTGCCGGTCGAGTCTCCGGTGGCCGAAGAGCCGGCCGTGCCTGAGGAGGTTCCATCCGAGCAGGAGCCAGTGGAAGAGGATCCGGTGGTCGAGGAGCTCGAACCCGAGCCGGAAATTCCGCTGCCACCGCCGATTCCCGAGCCCAAGCCTGAACCAAAACCCGAGCCCAAGCCGGATCCTGCCGAGCTGCTGAAAAAACGTATCGATGGCATCGCCCGAGACTGTTCGGCCCTGCAGAAGATGCAGCGCGAAGAGCCGTTGCTCAAGGACAACGCCGCCCTGCGCGAGCAGGTCGAGCAGAACTTGGCGAAGAACTGCAAGGAGCAGTTGATCACTAATGCCAAGAACCTTTGCCCCGATGAGCGTCCGAAGGAGTTGGCGCCGGAGATGGTCATTGTCTTTGATGCTTCCGGTTCCATGGATATCAGCATGCTGGCCACACCCAAGGAAATCGAACAGGCAACGATGGTGCAAGGGGTTGCCAATATCGCCACGCAGCTGCTGCTTGGAACCAATGCCCCGAACACGATGGGCCATGTATTCCGTGAACCCAAGCGCATCACCACGGCGCGCGAGGCGACTATTGGCGTGGTGCAACAGTTGCCCAGTGATGCCAACGCCGGACTGGTGCTGGTGGAGAGCTGTCCGGGCGCCCGCAGCGTCGGCTACTTCGGTCCTGGCCAACGAGCAGATCTGCTGTCACGCCTGCGCACCGTGACACCGGTACAAGGCACGCCTCTGGCCGATGGCATCGCCAAGGCCGGACAGATGCTCGATGGGGTCAACCGCGAGTCGGTGATGCTGGTGGTGTCCGATGGCGAGGAGAGTTGCAACCAGGATCCCTGTGCAATAGCCCAGGCCTTGGCGCGCAGCAAACCGCACTTGAAGATCAACGTGGTCGATATTCTCGGCACCGGTGCCGGGAATTGCCTGGCGGCGGCGACCGGGGGCAAGGTGTTCACCGCGCGCAACGTCAATGAGCTGCAGATCATGACCAATCAGGCAGCGCAGGACGTGCTGCCGCCAGCACACTGCAAGCGCTAA